A stretch of the bacterium genome encodes the following:
- a CDS encoding serine acetyltransferase, with the protein MFDHLRADIARLREYGDHSPLPWLYFRHQGLWACACYRAGRWLSDHRLWPGLRHLVMLFYHLWWKSVEVATGISISPDCRIGPGLYIGHFGGIILHTDVVMGARCNLSQGVTMGLACVDGKWGVPTVGDRVYIAPGAKVIGPVHLASGTVVGANAVVTRSTEENATVVGIPAREINRNGSGEFIRA; encoded by the coding sequence GTGTTCGATCACCTGCGGGCGGACATCGCGAGGCTGCGCGAGTACGGGGACCACAGTCCCCTGCCGTGGCTCTATTTCCGCCACCAGGGGCTGTGGGCGTGCGCCTGCTACCGCGCCGGCCGCTGGCTGTCCGACCACCGTTTGTGGCCCGGGCTGCGGCACCTGGTGATGCTGTTCTACCATCTGTGGTGGAAGTCGGTGGAGGTCGCCACCGGCATCTCGATCTCGCCGGACTGCCGCATCGGGCCGGGACTCTACATCGGTCATTTCGGGGGCATCATCCTGCACACCGACGTCGTGATGGGCGCGCGCTGCAACCTCTCGCAGGGCGTGACGATGGGCCTGGCCTGCGTGGACGGCAAGTGGGGCGTGCCGACGGTCGGCGACCGGGTCTACATCGCCCCGGGCGCCAAGGTGATCGGGCCGGTCCACCTGGCGAGCGGCACCGTGGTGGGCGCCAATGCCGTGGTCACGCGCAGCACCGAGGAGAACGCGACAGTGGTGGGAATCCCGGCCAGGGAGATCAACCGCAACGGCAGCGGGGAGTTTATCCGCGCATGA
- a CDS encoding glycosyltransferase: MKNIAYIIDTMSCDTAGTQKQLLETIRRLDRDRFVPHLICLWESPWMRSGAIPCPVHVLGYRGFLKRTFPTTVRDLGRLLDTLDIHLLHAYFDEAIFVGWMGARLARRRPVLLSSRRDMGLGVANQPWYHRMFPHALRIVNRDFAAIIANSEQIKLYAAKRERTPLSKYVVLPNGVELPAPVKRPPAAVSDVARIGIVASLTPVKRHDVLLDAWARLEKATAPGRTELVLIGDGPERHRLEAQAAELGIAPRVQFVGAVTDVGHRLDALDIGVLCSDREGLSNAILEYMAHGLPVVATAVGGTPELIGPENGLLVPPSDPAALASALRQLVDDPVRRRAMGDAAASRIRATFSWERSIADLMAWYDSLV, translated from the coding sequence GTGAAGAACATCGCCTACATCATCGACACCATGTCCTGCGATACGGCAGGTACGCAGAAGCAGTTGCTGGAGACGATCCGCCGCCTGGACCGTGACCGTTTTGTGCCACACCTCATTTGCCTCTGGGAATCGCCGTGGATGCGGTCCGGTGCGATTCCCTGCCCGGTTCACGTACTCGGCTATAGAGGCTTCCTGAAGCGGACCTTTCCCACCACTGTCCGCGATCTGGGACGACTGCTCGATACTCTGGACATCCACCTCCTTCATGCCTATTTCGACGAGGCGATCTTCGTCGGCTGGATGGGCGCCCGGTTGGCTCGTCGCCGGCCGGTACTTCTCTCAAGTCGTCGCGATATGGGGCTGGGTGTGGCCAACCAGCCCTGGTACCATCGGATGTTCCCGCACGCGCTCAGGATCGTGAACCGCGATTTTGCGGCCATCATCGCCAACTCGGAACAGATCAAGTTGTATGCGGCCAAACGTGAGCGTACGCCGCTGTCGAAGTATGTGGTGCTGCCCAACGGGGTGGAACTGCCCGCACCGGTGAAGAGGCCTCCGGCTGCGGTATCGGACGTGGCCCGGATCGGCATCGTCGCGAGCCTGACCCCGGTGAAGCGGCATGACGTGCTCCTGGATGCTTGGGCGCGTCTTGAGAAGGCAACAGCGCCCGGTCGCACGGAACTCGTTTTGATAGGTGATGGTCCGGAAAGACACCGTCTAGAAGCTCAGGCAGCGGAACTCGGGATCGCACCGCGGGTCCAGTTCGTCGGAGCCGTTACGGATGTGGGCCATCGGCTCGACGCCCTGGACATCGGTGTGCTGTGTTCCGACCGTGAAGGGCTGTCCAACGCCATCCTCGAGTACATGGCCCACGGGCTGCCTGTCGTTGCGACCGCCGTGGGTGGCACGCCAGAACTGATCGGTCCGGAGAACGGCCTGTTGGTACCGCCCAGCGATCCGGCGGCGCTGGCGTCCGCGCTGAGGCAGCTTGTTGACGATCCGGTGAGACGTCGTGCCATGGGCGATGCAGCTGCTTCACGCATCCGGGCTACATTTTCCTGGGAGCGGTCGATCGCCGACTTGATGGCGTGGTATGACAGCTTGGTGTGA
- the asnB gene encoding asparagine synthase (glutamine-hydrolyzing), which translates to MTGRAAPQPAEIVAMSDLLAHRGPDAHGQWCEGAVGLGHRRLSVIDIAGGVQPMTSADDAQVIVFNGEIYNYRQVRQAMPQVTFRTNSDTETLLCMAAEDGIAWLEPLIGMFAFAVWDRKRRRLKLVRDRLGIKPLYYRIADGRFHFASEMKALVRCGTSTAAINSQALPEYLAFRNISGTETLFEGVKEVPPGHMLELDAATGAITFTAYWRDSADLTARGGGFEPGMPIKSALQDAIRYRLVADVPIGTYNSGGVDSSLVTHFVRGMTDGDLHTFSVGFHEATHDESAYALQVAEIVGSLHHKLTIDAVQYADNLPLAIWHNDEPLHHAHTVQLLLLSAEAKQFVTVVLTGEGADELFAGYPRYQIPLLARYLSHLPGNALRGLNHLCMRAGARRIAKLAEVADDLGRSVVEQARFVPRKDLDAIGIGASAASSRSGKWQELAAEDSPLLERVLAYDRATYLPSLLQRLDRTTMAHGLEARVPFLDHRLLAWSRNLPQSEKVSLGRDNKVVLKRLAREVFPAAMIDRRKMGFDVPVSAWLRQPESLGRYLDLLTDSTFRQRGHVDGAAVSGMVDAHRAGKGDFSEILWPLLNLELWARMYIDDFRQPGGGVVSK; encoded by the coding sequence TTGACGGGCCGGGCGGCTCCCCAGCCGGCTGAGATCGTGGCCATGTCGGATCTGTTGGCGCATCGCGGGCCCGATGCCCACGGACAGTGGTGTGAAGGCGCGGTCGGGTTGGGGCATCGTCGGCTTTCGGTGATCGACATTGCCGGTGGAGTCCAGCCCATGACAAGCGCGGATGATGCCCAGGTCATCGTCTTCAACGGTGAGATCTACAACTACCGGCAAGTCCGCCAGGCCATGCCCCAGGTCACGTTCCGGACCAACAGCGACACCGAGACGCTGCTGTGCATGGCAGCCGAAGACGGGATCGCCTGGCTGGAGCCCCTGATCGGGATGTTCGCGTTTGCGGTCTGGGATCGCAAGCGTCGACGCCTGAAGCTGGTACGGGACCGGCTCGGGATCAAGCCCCTCTACTACCGTATTGCCGATGGTCGATTCCATTTCGCTTCGGAAATGAAGGCGCTGGTCCGGTGCGGCACGAGTACGGCGGCCATCAATAGCCAGGCACTTCCCGAGTACCTTGCTTTCCGCAATATCTCCGGCACCGAAACGCTGTTCGAGGGTGTCAAGGAAGTCCCGCCCGGACATATGCTGGAACTGGACGCCGCCACTGGTGCGATCACGTTCACGGCCTACTGGCGGGATTCCGCCGATTTGACCGCGCGCGGAGGCGGCTTCGAGCCGGGGATGCCGATCAAGTCGGCACTGCAGGACGCCATTCGCTATCGGCTCGTTGCCGATGTTCCTATCGGGACCTACAACAGCGGCGGCGTGGATTCGTCACTGGTCACGCATTTCGTGCGGGGCATGACCGATGGCGACCTTCATACGTTCTCCGTCGGCTTCCACGAGGCGACTCATGACGAGAGTGCTTACGCGCTCCAGGTAGCCGAGATCGTTGGGAGCCTGCACCACAAGCTGACAATTGACGCCGTCCAGTATGCCGACAACCTGCCGTTGGCCATCTGGCACAACGACGAGCCGCTTCACCATGCACATACGGTCCAGTTGCTGCTCCTGAGCGCGGAGGCCAAACAGTTCGTGACGGTGGTGCTGACGGGGGAAGGCGCGGACGAGCTCTTTGCCGGCTACCCGCGATACCAGATTCCGCTGCTCGCCCGCTACCTGTCCCACCTGCCGGGCAACGCGCTCCGGGGGCTGAATCATCTGTGCATGCGGGCCGGCGCGAGGCGAATCGCGAAGCTGGCAGAGGTGGCTGATGACCTGGGACGCAGCGTCGTGGAACAGGCGCGCTTCGTGCCCAGAAAGGACCTCGACGCCATCGGCATCGGTGCATCGGCCGCGAGTTCGAGGAGCGGCAAGTGGCAGGAACTGGCTGCCGAGGATTCACCGTTGCTGGAGCGGGTCCTGGCCTACGACCGGGCCACATACCTGCCTTCGCTCCTGCAGCGTCTCGACCGCACGACCATGGCGCATGGCCTTGAGGCCCGGGTCCCGTTCCTGGACCACCGTCTCCTGGCCTGGAGCCGGAATCTGCCGCAGTCGGAGAAGGTCAGCCTTGGCAGGGACAATAAGGTGGTCCTGAAGCGACTGGCGCGGGAAGTCTTCCCGGCGGCGATGATCGATCGCCGCAAGATGGGATTTGATGTGCCGGTGAGTGCATGGCTCCGCCAGCCGGAATCGCTCGGCCGCTACCTGGATCTCCTGACGGACAGCACGTTCCGGCAGCGCGGGCACGTTGACGGAGCGGCGGTCAGCGGCATGGTCGACGCGCATCGGGCCGGCAAGGGCGACTTCTCCGAGATCCTCTGGCCGCTGCTCAACCTGGAACTCTGGGCTCGCATGTACATCGACGACTTCCGGCAGCCTGGCGGGGGCGTGGTTTCGAAATGA
- the asnB gene encoding asparagine synthase (glutamine-hydrolyzing), protein MCGILCSHHRDPAAAGTPAFRAGELAPLLATMRHRGPDASASLAHGGAWLGHTRLAIIDLVNGDQPILNEDGTVAAILNGEIYNHRELRDDLRARGHVFRTTSDTEVLVHLYEEYGEDMFRHLLGMFAATVHDERTGTLLVARDRLGQKPVLYHTAGEALYVASELKALAPLLGPGRRPDPQALALYLNCMYVPAPLTIFAGIHKLPPAHYLKHDAAGLVVRPYWNPDACIDWSLTEAQAVDGIRDLLHEAVRSQLIADVPLGVFLSGGLDSGAVVASAVRAMSEPPATFVMGMGDGLDERPWARLVADHCGTRHRELWAGGRLVDDFALLMDHFDEPFADTSALPTFLLARAAREHVKVVLTGDGGDELLAGYDSYLWQARQRSTRFGSRLGRLLGRAGVALPYPRSTSGPWPRHHWHRMRSVVPSGHLSSWLGTPVPSPDGFWRDHRWLHLADSDPLSIAFEHDFNYYLPDDLLKKVDMASMLTGLECRSPFLDHRLVEFCFRIPPTLKIAGGVPKHLLRRALADELPRAVIERPKQGFGSPVRHWVQGPLRDLARDLLRPGCRCDEYLDPAVVAATSERFWSGAEGDDWRLPLQYWSLLTLEWWLRRWA, encoded by the coding sequence GTGTGCGGCATTCTCTGCAGCCACCATCGGGACCCTGCCGCGGCAGGCACACCGGCGTTTCGCGCCGGTGAACTGGCGCCGTTGCTCGCGACGATGCGTCACCGCGGCCCCGATGCCTCGGCCAGCCTGGCGCACGGCGGGGCCTGGCTCGGCCACACGCGGCTGGCCATCATCGACCTCGTGAACGGCGACCAGCCGATCCTCAACGAGGACGGTACCGTGGCGGCCATCCTCAACGGCGAGATCTACAATCATCGTGAGCTTCGCGACGACCTGCGCGCACGCGGGCACGTGTTCCGGACGACTTCCGACACCGAAGTGCTCGTGCACCTGTACGAGGAATACGGCGAGGACATGTTCCGCCACCTGCTGGGCATGTTCGCGGCGACGGTGCACGACGAGCGCACGGGGACGCTCCTGGTGGCGCGCGACCGGCTCGGGCAGAAGCCCGTGCTCTACCATACCGCGGGCGAGGCGCTGTACGTGGCCTCGGAACTGAAGGCCCTGGCGCCGCTGCTGGGCCCGGGTCGCCGGCCCGATCCCCAGGCCCTGGCGCTTTACCTCAACTGCATGTACGTCCCGGCGCCGCTGACGATCTTCGCCGGCATCCACAAGCTGCCCCCGGCCCACTACCTGAAGCACGATGCCGCGGGCCTCGTGGTGAGGCCCTATTGGAACCCCGACGCCTGCATCGACTGGTCGCTGACCGAAGCGCAGGCCGTGGACGGCATTCGCGACCTGCTGCACGAGGCCGTCCGGTCGCAGCTCATCGCCGACGTGCCGCTGGGCGTCTTCCTGTCGGGAGGCCTCGATTCCGGCGCCGTCGTGGCGAGCGCCGTGCGCGCCATGTCCGAACCGCCGGCCACGTTCGTCATGGGCATGGGCGACGGGCTGGACGAACGGCCCTGGGCCCGCCTCGTGGCCGACCACTGCGGCACGCGCCACCGCGAACTGTGGGCCGGCGGCAGGCTCGTCGACGACTTCGCCCTGCTGATGGACCACTTCGACGAGCCGTTCGCCGACACCTCGGCGCTGCCCACCTTCCTGCTGGCCCGGGCAGCGCGCGAGCACGTGAAGGTGGTGCTCACCGGCGACGGCGGCGACGAGTTGCTGGCCGGCTACGACTCCTACCTCTGGCAGGCCCGGCAGCGCTCGACCCGGTTCGGCTCGCGACTGGGGCGGCTGCTGGGGCGGGCCGGGGTGGCGCTGCCCTACCCGCGGTCGACCAGCGGACCCTGGCCCCGCCACCACTGGCACCGCATGCGAAGCGTGGTGCCTTCGGGGCACCTTTCCAGCTGGCTCGGGACGCCGGTCCCGTCGCCCGACGGTTTCTGGCGCGACCATCGCTGGTTGCATCTCGCCGATTCGGACCCGCTGTCCATCGCCTTCGAGCACGACTTTAACTATTACCTGCCCGACGACCTGCTCAAGAAGGTCGACATGGCTTCCATGCTCACGGGGCTGGAGTGCCGTTCCCCGTTCCTGGACCACCGCCTCGTCGAATTCTGCTTCCGGATCCCGCCGACGCTGAAGATCGCCGGCGGCGTGCCGAAACACCTGCTGCGCCGGGCGCTGGCCGACGAACTGCCGCGCGCCGTCATCGAGCGTCCCAAGCAGGGCTTCGGTTCGCCGGTCCGCCACTGGGTGCAGGGGCCCCTGCGCGACCTGGCGCGCGACCTGCTGCGCCCGGGCTGCCGCTGCGACGAGTACCTGGACCCGGCGGTTGTGGCTGCGACCTCGGAGCGCTTCTGGAGCGGCGCCGAGGGCGACGACTGGCGCCTGCCGCTGCAGTACTGGAGCCTGCTCACGCTTGAATGGTGGCTCCGGCGCTGGGCTTAG
- a CDS encoding glycosyltransferase family 2 protein: MTKFDISIVVLTYNRKDCLRELLTELVGLSDYVKELVVIDNCSDDGTAEMLASEFPVVKATRTHANVGVSARNQGVREALGSIVITIDDDIMGLRVADLERIRTQFQALPELAALNFQVRDWFARHTCNWVHHRSIADAESGFETYEITEGAVAFRRQPVVDAGGYFEEYFISHEGPDLAFRLMNAGHVVRYDGAIVVYHKHEQQSRAPWRFYYFDTRNQLWLAVRNMPWKEGSQYLTTGIAAMAVYALRDGYFVWWAQGVWDGVRKLPAMVRTREVWTPRTRALCHEIDRHRSGFWSTVRKRLFQPANRLDG; the protein is encoded by the coding sequence ATGACGAAATTCGACATCTCCATTGTCGTGCTGACCTATAATCGCAAGGACTGCCTCCGGGAACTGTTGACGGAACTCGTCGGCCTGTCGGACTACGTCAAGGAGCTTGTTGTCATCGACAACTGCTCGGACGATGGAACGGCGGAGATGCTTGCTTCCGAGTTTCCCGTTGTCAAGGCCACCCGCACGCACGCCAACGTCGGCGTCAGCGCCCGGAATCAGGGAGTTCGCGAAGCGCTGGGCAGCATCGTGATCACCATCGACGACGACATCATGGGACTCCGGGTTGCGGATCTCGAACGCATTCGAACGCAGTTCCAGGCCCTGCCTGAGCTGGCTGCGCTCAATTTCCAGGTGCGGGACTGGTTCGCGCGCCACACCTGCAACTGGGTGCATCACCGTTCCATTGCCGATGCCGAGTCCGGGTTCGAAACCTACGAAATCACCGAAGGTGCCGTGGCCTTCCGTCGGCAGCCTGTTGTGGATGCAGGCGGTTATTTCGAGGAGTACTTCATCAGCCATGAGGGCCCGGACCTGGCCTTCCGACTCATGAACGCCGGCCACGTGGTCCGTTACGACGGGGCGATCGTGGTCTATCACAAGCACGAGCAGCAATCCCGGGCGCCCTGGAGATTCTACTACTTCGACACACGCAACCAGCTGTGGCTGGCCGTGCGCAACATGCCGTGGAAAGAGGGCTCGCAGTACCTGACCACGGGCATCGCCGCCATGGCCGTGTACGCGCTCCGCGACGGGTACTTCGTCTGGTGGGCCCAGGGAGTGTGGGACGGCGTCCGGAAGTTGCCGGCCATGGTGAGGACGCGAGAAGTCTGGACTCCGCGCACCCGGGCACTTTGCCACGAGATCGACCGACACCGGTCCGGATTCTGGTCTACCGTCCGCAAACGGCTGTTCCAGCCCGCCAACCGCCTCGATGGCTGA
- a CDS encoding phenylacetate--CoA ligase family protein — protein sequence MSRSAFLFRNFVYYPVSGYMAGPVRGNLRFLERTQYNSRADLDALQARRLATLLDGVSGTVPFFEGIPRPQVPDEPALSVLGRLPFLTKSDLQTRSEALRSRAGLGRLATKTTGGSTGEPVTIWKTRSAWAWELAATWRGYGWAGIQAGDLQARFWGVPQESKARWRAAAIDAVCNRIRIPAFSFSEADMDRYESILNRRRPPFFYGYVSMLTEFAGYLNGRGRRLTYTPRAVVTTSEVLDPASRKILEEVFGAPVFNEYGCGELGTIAHECTSGALHLSEENMIIEICAGDRRCGPGESGEIVATELNNQAFPLIRYRTGDFGFVAPAPCACGRTLAVLGSVHGRAYDFVRNRKGQLFHGEFIMYIFEDLRRRQTGIKQFQVEQVDLESFRVRIVRAADYDRASEDLIIERIRGHVDPEARVTFEYVDEIHREQSGKLRLIKGLGA from the coding sequence ATGAGTCGTTCAGCTTTCCTCTTCCGCAATTTCGTCTACTACCCCGTTTCCGGCTACATGGCCGGACCGGTACGCGGCAACCTGCGATTCCTGGAACGCACCCAGTACAATTCGCGCGCCGACCTGGACGCACTCCAGGCGCGGCGCCTGGCGACGCTCCTGGATGGCGTCTCGGGGACGGTGCCCTTCTTCGAGGGAATACCCCGACCCCAAGTCCCGGATGAACCCGCCCTGTCGGTTCTGGGCCGGTTGCCGTTCCTGACCAAGTCCGACCTGCAGACTCGATCCGAGGCGCTCCGCTCCCGCGCCGGGCTCGGACGACTGGCGACCAAGACCACTGGCGGCTCGACTGGCGAACCGGTCACCATCTGGAAGACCCGCAGCGCCTGGGCCTGGGAGCTGGCCGCGACCTGGCGAGGATACGGTTGGGCCGGAATCCAGGCGGGAGACCTGCAGGCGCGGTTCTGGGGGGTCCCCCAGGAATCGAAGGCCAGGTGGCGTGCCGCGGCGATCGATGCCGTCTGCAACCGGATCCGAATTCCGGCCTTCTCATTCTCGGAAGCCGACATGGACCGCTATGAATCGATCCTGAACCGGCGGCGGCCTCCCTTCTTCTACGGCTACGTATCCATGCTCACGGAGTTTGCCGGATACCTGAATGGAAGAGGTCGCCGACTCACCTACACCCCTCGCGCCGTCGTCACCACTTCGGAGGTCCTGGACCCGGCGTCCCGCAAGATCCTGGAGGAGGTGTTCGGCGCGCCCGTCTTCAACGAATACGGCTGCGGTGAACTGGGCACTATCGCGCATGAATGCACCAGCGGCGCCCTTCACCTCAGTGAAGAGAATATGATCATCGAGATCTGCGCCGGAGACCGCCGCTGTGGCCCCGGTGAATCAGGTGAAATTGTCGCGACGGAGCTGAACAACCAGGCATTTCCCCTGATCCGCTATCGCACGGGCGATTTCGGATTCGTGGCTCCTGCACCGTGCGCCTGCGGCCGGACGCTGGCGGTGCTCGGCAGTGTGCACGGACGGGCTTATGATTTCGTCCGCAATCGCAAGGGCCAGTTGTTCCACGGCGAGTTCATCATGTACATCTTCGAGGATCTTCGCCGGCGCCAGACCGGCATCAAGCAGTTTCAGGTCGAACAGGTCGACCTGGAGTCCTTCCGCGTGCGCATTGTTCGCGCAGCCGATTACGACCGTGCAAGCGAGGATCTCATCATCGAACGTATTCGCGGACATGTTGATCCGGAGGCGCGGGTCACGTTTGAATACGTCGATGAAATCCATCGGGAGCAATCGGGCAAGTTGCGCCTGATCAAAGGCTTGGGAGCCTGA
- a CDS encoding O-antigen ligase family protein, which yields MTESGSISLVSSGSGIDGASRPQPPRPPRYAQCGMPVFLVFLAFVVVRYVQAGERMDLLRTIRFEFLLGGISIILAIVQMSGRKPRIGTSRALLISICLLFFCLIIQLPFAADPVIARRIFNDRAFKFAMLAFLIVAFVESPTYMKLFLGAFLFSIFYITLESVEGLISGGLYWENQGVMRLHGAVPLYGHPNSLGGVALGTLPYVVYLWHEIKPWYMRLGLLASSATAITCIIYSGSRTAYVGIVGLVLWMFYISDRKWRFLIRAAIVGTIVVLLVPQQYIERFKSIGGQEKEGKSKETRIEILRDAVTIFTENPLGIGVASFPAKRMERFGREQDTHNLYLEVATNLGIQGFIVFVFLVGSMMRTLRQVAISVRRQRAQLAKSVRGKTLTPAMKRAALAHDKNLRLLIAVSHATGGFIFVRLVLGLFGMDLYEIYWWFGAGLTISLSGMAESTLIRTRYLVDVVSRTVSERADVRF from the coding sequence ATGACTGAGTCGGGTAGCATTTCGCTCGTCTCTTCGGGCTCGGGGATCGACGGCGCCTCGCGTCCGCAGCCACCACGGCCGCCACGCTATGCCCAGTGCGGGATGCCGGTCTTTCTGGTGTTTCTTGCGTTTGTGGTGGTCCGATACGTACAAGCCGGCGAGCGGATGGACCTGCTGCGGACGATCCGCTTCGAATTCCTGCTCGGTGGAATCTCGATCATTCTCGCCATCGTCCAGATGTCCGGGCGCAAACCCCGCATCGGGACATCACGGGCTTTGCTTATCTCTATCTGCCTCCTGTTCTTCTGCCTGATCATTCAATTGCCGTTTGCAGCTGATCCTGTCATCGCCCGGAGAATTTTCAACGATCGAGCATTCAAGTTTGCCATGCTCGCATTTCTCATCGTGGCTTTCGTTGAATCTCCGACGTACATGAAGTTGTTTCTCGGCGCATTCCTGTTTTCGATCTTCTATATCACACTGGAATCGGTCGAGGGACTGATCAGCGGTGGCCTGTACTGGGAGAACCAGGGGGTGATGAGGCTGCACGGGGCTGTTCCGCTCTATGGACATCCCAACAGCCTGGGGGGCGTGGCATTGGGGACCCTGCCGTACGTGGTCTATCTGTGGCATGAGATCAAACCCTGGTACATGCGCCTGGGGCTGCTTGCGTCGTCCGCGACGGCCATAACCTGCATTATCTACTCGGGTTCACGCACGGCCTACGTTGGTATCGTCGGCCTGGTGCTCTGGATGTTCTATATCTCCGATCGGAAGTGGCGCTTCCTGATCCGTGCGGCGATCGTCGGGACCATAGTGGTCCTGCTCGTGCCGCAGCAGTACATCGAACGCTTCAAGAGCATCGGCGGGCAGGAAAAGGAAGGGAAATCCAAGGAAACCCGCATCGAGATTCTCAGGGATGCCGTGACCATTTTTACCGAGAATCCGCTCGGCATCGGGGTTGCGTCATTCCCCGCCAAGCGCATGGAGAGATTCGGGCGCGAACAGGACACCCACAACCTCTATCTTGAAGTGGCGACGAACCTGGGTATCCAGGGCTTCATCGTGTTCGTGTTCCTTGTCGGATCGATGATGCGCACCTTGCGGCAGGTCGCCATTTCCGTACGACGCCAGCGGGCGCAACTGGCGAAATCAGTCCGCGGCAAGACCTTGACCCCGGCAATGAAGCGCGCAGCACTGGCTCATGACAAGAATCTCAGGCTCTTGATCGCCGTCAGCCATGCGACAGGCGGATTCATCTTTGTCCGCTTGGTACTCGGCTTGTTCGGCATGGACCTGTACGAGATCTACTGGTGGTTCGGCGCCGGCTTGACGATTTCGCTGTCGGGAATGGCAGAGTCCACGCTCATCCGGACCCGGTATCTGGTGGATGTCGTTTCAAGGACTGTCAGCGAACGGGCGGACGTCCGGTTCTAG
- a CDS encoding ABC transporter ATP-binding protein: MSTLRPYLSLLRGQELFLTVAGLLMLVSTAVSLAIPLVAGRLVDAFGGQGSTGAPAGLDRRLLLWMGLLLLAQLAGSFLFSVASARLALTTVTRLRRRLFAHLLELPALFFSGQKAGDLSTRVTSDVGAIQYVLTGGLISLARAVLTLAGALALMSRLNLRLTLVVVLLIPATVVLVRLFGTRLRGLSRRMYDGLGRISSQVQESIGGIATLKVHNAQGHEKRRFEAMIAEYQRDGERRAWLSAALEAGIQMALWICLIGVVVYGFVLAARGQASGGQLVAFLLLAFRVAVPLASLSSLYAEGQGAAAAAARLDDIFALAPERDPAEAVPPVRHEPAAIRLEGVHFRYPPAPGSDAAREVLRGIDLEIGAGQWVGLVGPSGSGKTTLAGLLMGLYPPTQGRLLLDGRPYADFDPADLRAAMAFVAQEPVLHDISLAENIRFGLAGADEAAVRRAAERAGVTGFADQLPAGLETVTGERGVRLSGGQRQRIALARAFLRDPGILVLDEPTSALDAASEEAVRLAMRELMRGRTTIVIAHRLSLVRDLDVIVVLADGQIVEIGNHSQLMATPGLYASLYSSQQGLP; encoded by the coding sequence TTGTCAACACTTCGCCCCTACCTGTCCCTCCTGCGCGGCCAGGAGCTTTTCCTGACCGTAGCCGGCCTGCTCATGCTCGTCTCCACGGCGGTCAGCCTGGCCATCCCGCTGGTCGCCGGGCGGCTCGTCGACGCCTTCGGCGGCCAGGGCTCCACGGGCGCCCCGGCGGGCCTCGACCGCCGCCTGCTCCTGTGGATGGGCCTGCTGCTGCTGGCGCAATTGGCCGGCTCGTTCCTGTTCTCGGTCGCCTCGGCCCGCCTGGCGCTGACTACCGTCACCCGCCTGCGCCGCCGACTGTTCGCACACCTGCTCGAGCTGCCCGCGCTCTTCTTCAGCGGCCAGAAGGCGGGCGACCTCTCCACGCGCGTGACCAGCGATGTCGGCGCCATCCAGTACGTGCTGACGGGCGGGCTGATCAGCCTCGCCCGCGCCGTGCTGACGCTGGCCGGCGCATTGGCGCTCATGTCGCGCCTCAACCTGCGCCTGACGCTGGTCGTGGTCCTGCTCATCCCGGCCACCGTGGTGCTGGTGCGGTTGTTCGGCACGCGGCTGCGCGGGTTGTCGCGGCGCATGTACGACGGGCTCGGGCGCATCAGCAGCCAGGTGCAGGAATCGATCGGCGGCATTGCGACCCTCAAGGTGCACAACGCGCAAGGGCACGAGAAGCGGCGCTTCGAGGCGATGATCGCCGAGTACCAGCGCGACGGCGAACGTCGCGCCTGGCTCTCGGCGGCGCTCGAGGCGGGGATCCAGATGGCGCTGTGGATCTGCCTGATCGGCGTGGTCGTCTACGGCTTCGTGCTGGCGGCGCGCGGCCAGGCCTCGGGCGGCCAGCTGGTGGCCTTCCTGCTGCTCGCGTTCCGCGTGGCCGTACCGCTGGCTTCGCTGTCGAGCCTCTACGCCGAGGGACAAGGCGCCGCGGCCGCCGCCGCCCGGCTCGACGACATCTTCGCCCTGGCCCCCGAGCGCGATCCCGCGGAGGCCGTGCCGCCGGTGCGCCACGAACCGGCGGCCATCCGCCTCGAGGGCGTCCACTTCCGCTATCCCCCCGCGCCCGGCAGCGATGCCGCGCGGGAAGTGCTGCGGGGCATCGACCTCGAGATCGGCGCCGGGCAGTGGGTCGGCCTGGTCGGCCCTTCCGGTTCCGGCAAAACGACGCTGGCCGGGCTGCTGATGGGCCTGTATCCGCCCACGCAGGGACGCCTGCTGCTCGACGGACGCCCCTATGCCGATTTCGACCCGGCGGACCTGCGCGCGGCGATGGCCTTCGTCGCGCAGGAGCCGGTGCTGCATGACATCAGCCTGGCCGAGAACATCCGGTTCGGCCTGGCCGGGGCCGACGAAGCCGCGGTGCGCCGGGCCGCCGAACGGGCGGGGGTCACCGGCTTCGCCGACCAGTTGCCAGCCGGCCTCGAGACCGTGACCGGCGAACGCGGCGTGCGCCTGAGCGGCGGCCAGCGCCAGCGCATCGCCCTGGCCCGGGCCTTCCTGCGCGACCCTGGCATCCTCGTGCTCGACGAGCCGACCAGCGCCCTGGATGCCGCCAGCGAGGAGGCGGTGCGGCTGGCCATGCGCGAGCTGATGCGCGGCCGCACCACCATCGTCATCGCCCACCGGCTGTCGCTGGTCCGTGACCTCGACGTGATCGTGGTGCTGGCCGACGGCCAGATCGTCGAAATCGGCAACCACAGTCAACTGATGGCGACACCGGGGCTTTATGCATCCCTGTATTCATCCCAGCAGGGATTGCCATAG